TATTTGCCGGTCTGGTCGGAATGTTATCTAAGTTGGCTGCCGGTCTTGACGGTAGATCACTTAAATCAATACCAGAGCTTTCGGCCCAGGCTGGGGTGCAAACGACAGCGGTTACAAATGCCAATATTGAAAGACGAAAAGGTGTTTTTTTTACCATAATGGATACGCTCGGCCTATAATTTGCGACTCGTCTAATGATCCCCAGTACCTGGAATCAAAACTGTATCTGGTGCGCCCCATCATCCACAGGCGACCATTCGGTACGACACCACTACGCGTGAGCTCCTGTTCGGTATGGCCAGACTCTGCCGCTAATGCCAGTCCCTCGCCGACCATAGAGCCGTTAATTGCGGTCTCTTCGGGATCAACGGATACTCTGTCTCCCGCAATGCCATCAACTATTTTCAGTCCTTTGCCATAAGGTTGCATTAGCTCAGAATGAAAGGCGTAAATTTTCCCCTTGACGATTGATTTGTCCATTTTATCGACGAGATATATTCGGTACGGAGGAAGACATTGGTTATTTTGTGGATCGATACCAATCTCGTACCGGTTAAGCACGTATAGCGTCAGCGGTGCTGTTAAGAAAATAACAACGATGCTGAAAACAATATGTTGCCTCCAGCTTCGCTTTTTACGAAATATTAAGCTCCATACCGATTTGGGCGTGTTCATTCGTCCACCACTATTGCTGAGTGCTGATGGTCTGAGGGATCTGGAGCCCTGTTGGGTAGCTATAAAGTGCTGAGGCATTGAGCACAATATATCCCGCCTTTGAAAGCTTCTCAGCGCGAGCTAACACCAACCTTGACTGGGCTTCACCTAGCGGGTGGCCTTTATCGTCCATAAAGTTGATGACTGCTACATAGTCATAGGGCGAGGCTGGTGGGAAT
This portion of the Citrobacter amalonaticus Y19 genome encodes:
- a CDS encoding S26 family signal peptidase translates to MNTPKSVWSLIFRKKRSWRQHIVFSIVVIFLTAPLTLYVLNRYEIGIDPQNNQCLPPYRIYLVDKMDKSIVKGKIYAFHSELMQPYGKGLKIVDGIAGDRVSVDPEETAINGSMVGEGLALAAESGHTEQELTRSGVVPNGRLWMMGRTRYSFDSRYWGSLDESQIIGRAYPLW